The following are from one region of the bacterium genome:
- a CDS encoding 3-dehydroquinate synthase II, with protein sequence MKTIWLKSIPFNKAVVTTALESGVDAIWVEEGFEEKVKELGKIKTISKNGDLKLNEDVVEFEINNKQDEETAAKLSKSKTLIIKTNDWTIIPLENLIAQNPAGLIAYVHNEKETKIAIQILEKGVAGVLLETTDLNEIKRCAQLIKNTQEKLEIAIAKITKIEPLGMGDRVCIDTCTNMKQGEGMLAGNSSGAMFLVHSESVENPYVEPRPFRVNAGAVHAYTLLPGGKTKYLSELKTGDEVLIVNSTGQTQSAIVGRIKIEKRPLMLLEGKINSKIVSLILQNAETIRLCTPDGSPISIVSLQEGSEVLAYQEDAGRHFGMKIDETIIEK encoded by the coding sequence ATGAAAACTATCTGGCTAAAATCTATTCCGTTTAATAAAGCGGTTGTGACAACTGCATTAGAAAGTGGCGTAGATGCTATTTGGGTTGAAGAAGGATTTGAGGAAAAGGTAAAGGAATTGGGCAAAATTAAAACTATCTCTAAAAATGGTGATTTGAAACTAAATGAAGATGTCGTTGAGTTTGAAATCAATAATAAACAGGATGAAGAAACCGCCGCTAAGTTGTCAAAATCCAAAACACTTATTATTAAAACAAACGATTGGACAATTATCCCATTAGAGAATTTAATTGCTCAAAATCCTGCCGGATTAATAGCTTATGTTCATAATGAAAAAGAGACAAAAATCGCTATTCAAATATTAGAAAAAGGAGTTGCGGGTGTTCTGCTTGAGACAACCGATTTAAATGAGATAAAAAGATGTGCACAACTAATCAAAAATACTCAAGAGAAATTAGAGATTGCCATTGCAAAAATTACAAAAATAGAACCTCTGGGAATGGGAGACAGGGTTTGTATTGATACCTGTACCAATATGAAGCAAGGAGAAGGGATGTTAGCCGGGAATTCTTCAGGTGCAATGTTTTTAGTCCATTCAGAGAGTGTTGAAAATCCTTATGTCGAACCCAGACCTTTCAGGGTTAATGCCGGCGCTGTCCATGCCTATACACTTCTACCAGGAGGTAAAACTAAATATTTATCCGAGTTAAAAACAGGTGATGAAGTATTAATTGTTAATTCAACAGGACAAACTCAATCAGCCATTGTTGGTAGAATAAAGATAGAAAAAAGACCATTGATGTTGTTAGAAGGAAAAATCAATTCAAAAATAGTTTCTTTAATCCTCCAAAATGCAGAAACTATCAGACTTTGCACACCAGATGGAAGTCCTATCTCCATTGTTTCGCTACAAGAAGGAAGTGAAGTATTAGCCTACCAGGAAGATGCTGGAAGACATTTTGGGATGAAGATAGATGAAACTATAATTGAAAAATAA